A genomic window from Mesorhizobium sp. 131-2-1 includes:
- a CDS encoding Dabb family protein codes for MIRHTVVFTLKHAQHSLEEKRFLHDAKKILTGIKGVTHFEQLRQVSPKNDYRFGFSMEFADQAAYTRYNEHPDHVAFVRDRWVPEVEAFLEIDYVPLGF; via the coding sequence ATGATCCGTCACACCGTCGTGTTCACGCTGAAGCATGCGCAGCATTCGCTGGAGGAGAAGCGCTTCCTCCATGACGCCAAGAAGATCCTGACCGGGATCAAGGGGGTGACGCATTTCGAGCAGTTGCGGCAGGTGAGCCCCAAGAACGACTACCGCTTCGGCTTCTCGATGGAGTTCGCCGACCAGGCTGCCTACACACGGTACAACGAGCACCCCGACCACGTCGCCTTCGTCCGCGATCGCTGGGTGCCGGAGGTCGAGGCGTTTCTCGAAATCGACTACGTGCCGCTCGGATTCTAG
- the nudC gene encoding NAD(+) diphosphatase translates to MTFRLFDAPLREPSQFVGFAGNTIDRQSETRADDSVEQALADASTRLLLMHGGRLYLKLEDGGFDPWFSAAEGQTFDVSLDRGVLLGFSEAGPVLAVPAGVEPEQLPETIKAIDYRSVYMQGLIDEAAAGALAQGAALLAWHASHAFCSKCGNRSEMRAGGYRRHCPACGTDHFPRTDPVAIMLTVTADKCLLGRGRHFGPGMYSALAGFIEPGETIEAAVRRETLEEAGIRLGRVVYHASQPWPFPYSLMIGCFGEPLNDDIQADLNELEDCRWFLRDEVRLMLDRTHPGNLVTPPKGAIAHHLIRAWVDSE, encoded by the coding sequence ATGACCTTCCGCCTGTTTGACGCGCCCTTGCGGGAGCCCAGCCAGTTCGTCGGCTTCGCCGGCAACACGATCGACCGGCAGTCGGAGACTCGCGCCGACGATTCCGTCGAACAGGCGCTCGCCGATGCCTCGACGCGGCTCCTGCTGATGCATGGCGGCCGGCTCTACCTGAAGCTCGAGGACGGCGGCTTCGACCCCTGGTTCAGTGCGGCCGAAGGCCAGACCTTCGACGTCTCGCTCGACCGCGGCGTGCTGCTCGGCTTTTCCGAGGCCGGCCCGGTGCTGGCGGTGCCGGCGGGCGTCGAGCCGGAGCAGCTTCCGGAAACCATCAAGGCCATCGACTACCGCTCCGTCTACATGCAAGGCCTGATCGACGAGGCGGCGGCCGGCGCGCTGGCGCAAGGGGCCGCCCTTCTTGCCTGGCACGCCAGCCATGCCTTCTGCAGCAAATGCGGCAACCGCTCGGAAATGCGCGCCGGCGGCTACAGGCGGCACTGCCCGGCCTGCGGCACCGACCATTTCCCGCGCACCGACCCGGTGGCGATCATGCTGACGGTGACGGCGGACAAGTGCCTGCTCGGGCGCGGCCGGCATTTCGGGCCGGGCATGTATTCGGCGCTAGCCGGCTTCATCGAGCCTGGCGAGACGATCGAGGCCGCGGTGCGCCGCGAGACGCTAGAGGAAGCCGGCATCCGGCTCGGCCGCGTCGTCTATCACGCCAGCCAGCCCTGGCCGTTTCCCTATTCGCTGATGATCGGCTGCTTCGGCGAGCCGCTCAACGACGACATCCAGGCCGATCTCAACGAGTTGGAGGACTGCCGCTGGTTCTTGCGCGACGAGGTGCGCCTGATGCTGGACAGGACGCATCCCGGCAATCTGGTCACGCCGCCCAAGGGTGCGATCGCGCACCATCTCATCCGCGCCTGGGTCGACAGCGAATAG
- a CDS encoding prephenate dehydratase, whose protein sequence is MPEKTNRISFQGEPGANSDTACRNMFPTMEPLPCPTFEDAFVAVETGKAELAMIPIENTIAGRVADIHHLLPESRLHIVGEYFLPIHFQLMVLPGVKREEIKTVHSHIHALGQCRKYIRKNGWKPVVAGDTAGSAKMVSEVKDRTMAALAPALAAELYGLDIIEKNVEDTDSNVTRFVVLTKNKQWAERPSAEAKMMTTFIFRVRNVPAALYKAMGGFATNGINMTKLESYQLGAFTATLFYADIEGHPDDPLVKLALDELRFFSREMRILGVYPASASREQWKVAD, encoded by the coding sequence ATGCCTGAAAAGACCAACAGAATATCCTTCCAGGGCGAGCCGGGCGCCAATTCCGACACTGCTTGCCGCAACATGTTCCCGACGATGGAACCGTTGCCGTGCCCGACTTTCGAGGATGCCTTCGTCGCGGTCGAGACCGGCAAGGCCGAGCTCGCCATGATCCCGATCGAGAACACGATTGCCGGCCGCGTCGCCGACATCCATCATCTGCTGCCGGAGTCGAGGCTGCACATCGTCGGCGAATATTTCCTGCCGATCCATTTCCAGCTGATGGTGCTGCCGGGGGTGAAGCGCGAAGAGATCAAGACCGTGCACAGCCATATCCATGCGCTCGGCCAATGCCGCAAATACATCCGCAAGAACGGCTGGAAGCCGGTCGTCGCCGGCGACACGGCGGGTTCGGCGAAGATGGTCTCCGAGGTCAAGGACCGCACCATGGCGGCGCTCGCGCCGGCGCTCGCCGCGGAGCTTTACGGCCTCGACATCATCGAGAAGAACGTCGAGGACACCGACAGCAACGTCACCCGCTTCGTCGTGCTGACCAAGAACAAGCAATGGGCCGAGCGGCCTTCCGCCGAGGCCAAGATGATGACCACCTTCATCTTCCGCGTCCGCAACGTCCCGGCCGCTCTCTACAAGGCGATGGGCGGCTTCGCCACCAACGGCATCAACATGACCAAGCTCGAGAGCTACCAGCTCGGCGCCTTCACCGCGACGCTGTTCTACGCCGATATCGAGGGCCATCCCGACGATCCGCTGGTCAAGCTGGCGCTTGACGAGCTGCGCTTCTTCTCGCGTGAGATGCGCATCCTCGGCGTCTATCCGGCAAGCGCGTCGCGCGAGCAGTGGAAGGTGGCCGACTAG
- a CDS encoding 3-deoxy-manno-octulosonate cytidylyltransferase produces the protein MSTLILIPARMASTRLPGKPLADIAGAPMIVHVARRAAEAALGRVVVATDTEAVAEAVRSHGFEAVMTRADHESGSDRIFEALTILDPAGKVETIVNVQGDLPTIDPEVIGAALRPFEDRSVDIATLGVEIVRDEEKTNPNVVKIVGSPRSATRLKALYFTRATAPWGEGPLYHHIGLYAYRRAALERFVALKPSPLERRERLEQLRALEAGMRIDAEIVQSVPLGVDTPDDLERAREILST, from the coding sequence ATGTCAACGCTCATCCTGATCCCGGCCCGCATGGCCTCGACCCGCCTGCCGGGCAAGCCGCTGGCCGACATCGCCGGCGCGCCGATGATCGTGCATGTCGCCCGCCGCGCCGCCGAGGCCGCCCTTGGCCGGGTTGTCGTGGCGACGGACACCGAGGCGGTGGCCGAAGCGGTGCGTTCGCACGGTTTCGAGGCGGTAATGACCCGCGCCGACCATGAATCGGGCTCCGACCGCATCTTCGAGGCGCTGACCATCCTCGACCCCGCCGGCAAGGTCGAAACCATCGTCAACGTGCAGGGCGACCTGCCGACCATCGATCCAGAGGTCATCGGCGCGGCGCTGAGGCCGTTCGAGGACAGATCGGTCGACATCGCCACGCTCGGCGTCGAGATCGTCCGCGACGAGGAGAAGACCAACCCGAACGTCGTCAAGATCGTCGGCTCGCCGCGTTCCGCGACGCGGCTCAAGGCGCTCTATTTCACCCGCGCCACCGCGCCCTGGGGCGAGGGGCCGCTCTATCACCATATCGGCCTGTACGCCTATCGGCGTGCTGCGCTGGAGCGCTTCGTCGCTCTGAAGCCGTCGCCGCTGGAACGGCGCGAGCGGCTGGAGCAGTTGCGGGCGCTGGAGGCCGGCATGCGCATCGATGCCGAGATCGTGCAATCCGTGCCGCTCGGCGTCGACACGCCCGACGACCTGGAACGCGCCAGGGAAATCCTTTCAACCTGA